From Hemibagrus wyckioides isolate EC202008001 linkage group LG11, SWU_Hwy_1.0, whole genome shotgun sequence:
CGTCACGCacgtgttccaatatttttgacgACTTGGTCATTAaacaaatatatgtaaatattaggAAATTAATCTGAAATACTGATTTGTCATCTCATATGCCTCCTTTTGAAACCCAATtgtcttcagtgtatatcagAAGCAAAAGAATTAATCATCAATAAATCATATTTCTTCAATAAATCATAATACTTTTGAAGAGGACTGAATATGCTGTATAAGTCATGCTTATCTGCGTATCTAAACATACATCTGTAAAGTAGATTTTCACTTGCCAAATcctatttatcctttatttgtTAACCTTTAAAAATAGTCCTGAGAAATTTCAGGAACACCTCATTTTGTAGCTTTTATAGTAGCAAAAGTCTTAATAAAAAAGCTTCGGTTTTCAtgtgttctctctgtctttttttctttcttttttctttatctatttttttaggCACTTCAATTGCAACTATTGTTAACATTGTGCATAACTTTGTAAATATTTCTCTTTATACAGTAAGGGTTTTTTGTAAAATAACTTATGAAACCACTTCATAAAATTTAGATGTCCACCATAATCCACATTTTTTACTTCTTGGGTTTTTCTATCTCAAATaggtcattttttgtttatgaAAACTGCGCTTCAAAGCCAATATGATCTTGGACATCGGAGTGATTAGCATGTATTTTTTTGCCTTGgtgtttttgtatattttgtttttttgtattttttaacaaaacgtTTGGGGAAGTTAGAGTTGAAGATATTTCTATTTACCACACCTAAAAAACAAAGTAAGACAAAGTAAGAAAGTTGTTCAATTGGATATCAGTAGGATTAATTCATACATGCACTAAAATTGTTGGAAATCATTTATCATTAGTGATAGTTTGGCAGAGCTGATGCCAGCTGACTGCAGCTTAGCCTTTGTCTCCACATTTCTAAAATAATCAAGATTTTATCCAATCACATTTAAGAACAGTATTTGTTTTCTAACAGAAAACTAATTACATATGTAACAGTGGTTGATACCGATGGCAATGTAAAGGACCTTCAGTACCTGCTTGTGCACATGCATACCAAGAGCTAGCAACAAAATAATGATGTAAATACCACCATCATTTAGTCATCCTTTCCTAGAGCCCTCTCAccaagccaaaaaaaaacaaccctagGAGATGTCCACCAGTTACATGCATATTTATTGTTCTACGTCAACTCAAAAGGTGCTTAGACATGACTGCCTTACTCATTCCACCTGGAGGTGGGGTGCTAAACTTTAGATCACTAAGTAAGATGCATGATATTCCTTAAAAGGTTGCTTGAAACAGTAGGGACTTGGCATCTAGCTTGGCAGGGTGATTATATCCAGCATATGGGCTTGCCTTTGCTTAGACAAGTGAGCCTAATTGCCAGAGAATTATGGCCACCAATGCATGCAAGATTAGCTAATTGCCAGAGCATTTTAGGAATTCCTCAATATCTTTGGGTTGTGAAAAAGACTTTCGAGTTTCAGAGACACATTCTGTCTAATGGACCAGACCCACAGACACAGGTGAGCTTGCTGTGGGTGAAATATTTGACTACTGATTGGGACAGCAGATCTGCCCATTGTGAGCTAGCAGGATGGTAGTAACATTGAACGTTTTAGAACCTGATACAAATGTGAGGTTTACAGCTGAACAAATCTCTTGAAATGAGCCCTGGGACATAGCAATGCTCCTGATGAATAAAGCCTTGAGGCCTGAGGGAGGCTATAATTGCTAAGAGTCCTATTTTAAGGTTATGATTCCACCAGCCAGTGTGAAGCATTTGCATTTGCTTAGAAATGTATTCACGCACATGAGTGGGAGTCCAAGCAACTCTCTTAAGACAGTAAACTTAATTCAGTAGCCTCTTCGGACTTAAAAGGCTATTACAATAATGCTTAGAGCACTACGGCGAGGTCCCAAGTGGAGGTAAGCTGCCTCATGACTGGCTAGGAATAGTAGGCTccctttgtgtgtctgtgggcaAGGGGGTGCTGATCCATTGCTGTACTGTTAAAGCCAGTGTGGAAAGAGTTAATGGCTGCTGTATAAGACCTTAATGACTTAACATTTTCCATAAGGCCTAGTATGTTAGACACAGAGCACTTAGGAGACAGGTCTATGTATAATAGATACATGTCTGATTATAGAGCAGAAGAATTATCTCCATCAGGCATGGTGCTTTGGTCCATCTGTTGGCAATAAGAATTGATATTAGGCCCCTGCTCCTTCACTCTGGCTCTGGTGGACCACCCAGCTAGAAGCTACTATAGTTTTTTAAAGATGTGCTTGAAGCGGTGGTGCTGATCTTAGTTCATGCTTTCTGCATAGACAGTGAGTGAATCCCTGATTATGAGGAGAGCAATGAAGGTTGTTGAGAAGACTCAAGACTGCTGGCACTAAGAGACCAAAACTGCAAAGGCTTTAGATGACATAATGCTAAGAACAGCTCTGTAGCTCTGACAGACAGGTAGGTTTTTTTGGCAGCAAGAACATTTGCTGAATGGTAAGTGAGTAGCCTGAAATTTTTGAAATTACAATTGGAGGCCAAGATGAACTGATTCACCAAATGGTGATCAGGAATGCTCCTTTTGGTTGGAACAAAAGCCTACAGCGACACCAGCCCTTTGCAGATATGATTGACTGCTGAATAAATGTAGACCACTGAGGGATATAAAGACCCTGCTGTATAGGATTCACGCTGTTAAAATTCTTAACCCAGCATGTGCATGCTGCAGCAGAAATAGAGATTTATCATAGCAGGCAATTTTTTCAGTTGTCCAGTTCCATTTAGCCTGTGCCCAATGTAGCATCAGATTTATGTTCTTGGTTGACTGGAGTCAAACTCtatgtggtcttctgctattGTAGCCCACCCAAGGTTCAGCATGCTattcattctgagatgcttttctgctcagcaagGTTGTGAGGAGTGATTATTTGAGCTAGTGTAGACCTCTCTCATCACCATGGCATTACTACCCACAAAACTGCCACTCCcgtttatttttcacatacatCAACTTTAGAAACTATTATGTGTGAGAATCAGAAGATAATCCGGTTTGGTGAAATACTTAAACCACTTGGTCTGGCACCAACAGCAGTGTCCcagtcaaagtcactgagatcacacatTTTCCATCATTTTGCTATATGATGTTAACATTaaatgaagctcttgacctgtatgtGCATGACTTttttgcattgcactgctgctgaGTGGGTGATTATATAATTGCATGAAggagcaggtgttcctattaaattgGTTGGTGAGTGTACAAACATACTGTATTTTTGCAATTATTTAACAGGAactgttcttctttttttttttagcttcacCTCCCAAAATCTACCTGGAAATTGATGACTCTAAACTTACCttagatgtgtgtgcatgtgtgtatggtgcTCTATAATGGACAGCCCCATCTTGTACCTGGTGCTCCTGGGATAGAGGCCAGATTTAACCCTGATTtgaccctgaacaggataaAACATTCTTCTTACTCAAGATAAAGTTCATCATTTTTGTGTGTAGGCCAGTTGTTACTGTAAGGATGGGAATATCTGACAGTCAGATATCAAAGAGATAGAGATATTTGGCTGCTcctcaacaaacaaacaaatagatgAAATAAATTAGCCAAAGgtgcaggcataacattaattAAGTGCATTAAATAATTATGCCagtagaaagtgtgtgtgtgtgtgtgtttgtgtgaatgagagacagagagagattgattACCAGTAACCTACAGTTGCAGTTCCTTCTTGTGTACAGTGACTCATTAGTTACGGTTTTGCTTTGTCAAAGTAGGAAACGGACAAAAAATTACGTTGTGAAGTACCTGATCATGGCAATACGCCAAATAAACCTCAAGAAAGCCAATTTCCATGAAATTAAAGTGTGCTTTGACTAAGCGTATTCCTATTGCTACGGCTGAAAGTTGTACAGTGAAGTTCCAAGTTGTGGACTGGCTGAAGATGGGGAAATGGGCGGTGTTTCTCTTTGTAGCTCGGTTCATAGACAGGTATCAGATCTCTGTGTGCTACACACAGTATTACAGCGACTTCATGGGGAACACGAACGAGTGGTAGACCTTCATCAGTGGTAAATCAACATCTCAtataattatatcattaaaaatagaCAGTTGGTGATTGGTTGGGTTAGAAACTTCCATATTTATATCTGACAGATTCCTCCATTTTCACTGTGCTTCTGTGAggtttacatttaaatgaatttttataCTTAGAATTTTATAGCTACTGTCCCATGGCAGTATTTTTCTTTACTGAATAAtttgagagaaaaacacactgaatccACTACAAGATCAGTGTGAATTGAAGTTGTTTAGGTTTTAACTaggtgtgcgtgggtgtgtgtgtgtgtgtgtgtgtgtgtacaggtagtaaaataagaaaaaaatgccaTTCTTTTAAAATTCTCCAAATAATGTGAGATAATGTGAGATATATTCTTCCTCCACatattaatattgttttgtATTAGTAGGTTACCAAGGCAACATTTCATCCAATAACATTTAACGACCGTCAACATCAATTTTCAGCAGGAGGACAGaagcaataaaaatgaataatgtacttgtcaaaaacacaaatacaagcAATAAGAAAACATTACCGCAAAATCATGTTTATCCAAAGAAAAGATAATAAGAGTATTCAACATAACACCACAGAAATTTACTATTTGTATTTTCTGCTTTTATGCAGTTAAATGGTAATCCTGTCATTTAAATGAATGCAGTTTgacttttaattcattttttgttcattttcgcTATTGTTGTTTGTCATATTCAATCCTCATCCAGCTGATTACAAATGCAGacaagattatatatatatatatatatatatatatatatatatatatatatatatatatatatatatataattcaatgTTTTGAAATTATGAAGATCcttctgtgttttttgtcaCCTATTGAATGTAATAACTGATGTACTAGCATCCACTTACACCTCATCAGaacagagtgtgtttgtggagtCTATGTGAGGTCTGGTCAGGATGGAAGAAGAGATGAGTGGAGCAGTAGATCAACCAGCTGCTACACCAGCAACTGACACTCCAGAGGTACCACGCAGACGCAGAGGCAGACCACGCAAACCACAACAGGTACTATGACATCCCATAAACGCCCTTGACACTGAAACGAGTTTAACACTGAACTGAAAATCATTGGCTCTTTCAGGAGCCTGTTGATCCTCCTGCTCCCAAAAGGCCACGGGGAAGACCCAAAGGGAGTAAGAACAAGACCACTCGTACAACACTCAAAGTAAGAAAGGCTGAACCATTCTACTGAATCATTCTTTGAAAGAAGCTGTAGGTAAAGTAAgcagtttttatatatattatcacTAATCTATTTCTTTTTCAAAGGAGCCACCAAAGGAAAAGAGACCTCGAGGCCGACCGAGAAAATGGGTTAGCATCACATTTACAGATAACTAAAAACACACTATGATAACCgtactattttatttaaaacctcACCCTGGCATTACACaacctaatatatatatatacagtacagttacaTATGCTGACGTATATTTTACGTCCTCTCTTTCATTATTTACAGCCTCAGAAAACAGTGCAGCAACAAGAGCAAGAGGTGAGAGAAATCATTTATATCTgcagaaataatgaaataataattacacatcATTTCACGTTCAAGGAACATTAGTTAGCTTTGTTAAACTGATATGAACACCGAGTTACTAATAACTCCTCACATACTGAAATTCTGTTATGAGTTGAAAGTGTTCAAAAACTCCCCTTTTACTCATAGGCATACAGGCAGTAGACTTCAACAGGAATCAAATGAGTCAGTTGCTTTAAGGGAAACTGAACATGGCCGTTATCCACCTTTCTTGGTTTCCTGTTCCCAACTGTCGCAGTACTTATTGCCACCGATACATATGGTTCCTTCTCACGCACACTCAAATGTATGTGGTCTTTTTCCTACTGTTAGCTTGAGGAAGAAGAGGACCAGCCACACCTGTCATCACCACACGACATCTGCAACTAGGCTCTGAGCTGCCGTCGTCTGAGCCGTGTGTGCAATAGGCTGCGTTTCAACAGTTCTAGCCAGCATTCTTACAAAGGTTTGCTATCAATTACTTGACAAAAACATACCCAAATTCACAAAGcactaacagaaaaaaatgaatattccCCTTGATAATTGGCTGCCACTTAGAGAATGGTGAACAGCTCTATGGATTGCATAGACTCATATCAGACATGGGCATATTTAAAGCAcatatgcaaaaataaaacaaaaacataaagctATATGTGCACATGACAAGATGATCTGAGATTTGGATTGTAAACTGGATTTAGACATCCCATCCATCTGTCTAGACATAGTCAAAAACCAGACCTACATCTCAGATGTCCTACAGGTGCTTTCAGTATAACTAGAAAAACACTTACAACTACTTAGACATGGTACTGAATCACTAATGTAAAACTTCATGTTATCAGTACAGCACaggctatttttatttttcagccacatatacattcattcatttggccAACACTTATTCTAAGCGTCCTACAATTGAGATGGAATAAAACTGAGCGGTTGACGATTAAGGGTCTTGCTTAAGGATCCAAGGACACAACTTGCACAACTCACAGTGATTAGACCAGTAggccaaagccttaaccactgagacATCACTTGTCTAATTCATtccacaaataataataaaaataatgataataataataataatataaatgaaaactGTCATGGTCCATTTCTCCAAAAATCAGTCCCTgagattgtttttatttcaatgtTTACAGTTCAGTGTCCATTTGTACTTGAAAACGTGTCAAACCTGCTGAATTTTACTATTTGAAAGAAAAGTCTTCAGTAGTTTACCATATCAAATAGACTACTAGATCTTTTTCTGCTGTGTGTCCAGTAAACTTGATAAAGTCTTTCGAAAgcttgaaacaaaaaaaatagtacAGTGTAAAAGAGTGTTTGCCTTTTGTTTACCAATAACCTACTGCTTTCATTCCTTTTCAGTAGTTAAATACATTATCATCTAGAATACTATACGTTATTGTGCCTTTTACATTTTTCTCCACTTTGTTGTGCTTTTTGAATGGCAGCTATTTTTAAGGAACAAAATCTTGACAATTgtactgttttttattattattattattattattgagggTTTCTTTACAATATGTATATTGTCTTATTTCTATGTCTTGAATCTTCCATGCTGatacattcatttatcttcaataatTGCTTTGTCTTGGTCAGAAATGCAGTGGATCCAAAGCCTCACCAGGCTTTGTTAATAATGTTCGATAATGTTATAGCATGATGGTGACTGGTCTGTGGGAGGCATGTCTTGCGCCTCTGGGGtggggggtttgattcccacaattcctgtgtgggtgtgtggagtttgtatgctctctttgtgcttcaggggtttcctccctcagtccaaaagacatgcattgtaggctgattggcatctataAATTGTCTAAGGTGTGGGTTTGGATGCCATCACAGGCAAGTGTCTTCCGCCTTGTGTCCAGAGTCCCCTGGTACAGTCTCCATGATCCCTGtgatcctgtgtaggataagcgctacagaaaatAGACGGATGGATGACAGATGTATACAGGATCCCTTCATACACTGCTGAGTTTCTCCATTGCATAAATTGGTTTGAAAGGTGGTGCCTCATAAACGCAGCTAAAAGCTCAGAGGAATTAGGCCAATCAGTTGTATGTCACCTCATTAATTGTATAGCTTCTACTATCCGTGTAGACAGACCGTGCATCAGAAAGATGATTTAATAagctgttgtcttttttttccctgtcttTAATCATGCGCCTGAGTTAACAGGATAAGCGCACACTGCCGCCTGTGTTAATCTGCAATTGAGTCAAATGATGCTTTTTacactgaagaaaaagaaaaaaaaccttttaaaagAGGAAAACCTCGTGAACTCTTCCAAAACACGACTTCTATAAATGCACCTCAATTTTAGGCATCTTAATAGTTCTTGTTGATAAAATAGTGACTGACGGAGCCTTGAAACAAGTGTATCCATTGTATTGTGTTGACCATGTCAtgctaaaaatgaatgaatgaaaaatgtaatatgAATATTCCCAGTATACCTTAGAGTTGtgattttataaaacatttcaataaattcaattaaaaaataatgatcaaATCTTCATGAACAGTCCatatggttttttttattttattttatttttttatggtaTCACaggtcacacacattacaaactgTTTGTAATTCTGCTGGTTTTAGAGAGTGTGGAACACTGCTACGGACAATTGTATCCATAgtagtgtgcacacacacacgcacacacacgcacacacagtacatatacagACAAACATAACATAAAAATGATCCTCAAGAGAATTTTCTAAAAGATGAATCTGTTTGAAACAACAATTATTACACTCCTTGTTGTGCAAGGAAGCAAGCAAACACAGCACCCACACTCTAGAGTAtgagaaggaagaaaggaaggaagcaCATTTCAGGGCAAGTGCACAAGAATATACTAGAAAGATGAAAATAATGCCCCATCATTTCTATTCATTGTGAACAGAGAAAAGTTGCTTATATTCTAATGGTAGTACGTAACTACATACATGCCATTGAGTGTTAAACTATTATGTTAATtattacactaccagtcaaaagtttggacacaccttctaattccatggtctttcctgaggtttatttctttctacattgtaaaacaatgctgaaggtggccgaaatacacaataatgtcctttgaacagttgatattgagatatgtctgctactgatgctctgtaaagccttcataatggctctaatctgaggtgctgttaattggtgatttctgaggctggtaactctaaatgaacttctcctctgcagcagaggtaaattttggtcttgctttcctgggatggtcttcatgtgagccagtttcatcatggtgcttgatgggttttgcaaatgcacttgacaatactgttcttgcaagaactattccagaacacctgaccttcgtgtcttaaaataacaactgactgttttttgttgtcattacatatggattacttaaatccatgtgtgttatttcatagttttgaaatctccagtattgttctagaatgtagaaaataaatccctaaacaaaaaacactgaattaaaaggtctgtccaaacttttgactggtagtgtatgttactcttagtgcctctTTGTTGTTTTCATTCACACCAGTTCAAACAGGGCCATGAACTGGCATTACGGTTACTTTGAAAATCATTGTGGCCTGCTTGTGTAGCACTGACGCAGTTTCACAGAAACTCTTCTATAGAAAGCTTTAGATTTCAGTGGTGATACTTTTCAGGTGAAATAACCTGTCTCCCTTTTTCATACCTGTTGTCTTTGAGAGCTTGCATAAAACAGGAATAGGAATcgcctctctctttctataaATACAGTTAAAAAGTGTGCATTTGGGATCTGGGTAAGGTTTGTGTCAAAGGAAGATTGTTGTACAGTGTCGAGCAGCTGATAAGAACAATATGATGCAAACAGCAGAGAAATAAGAAGTAAAAAGTTCGGGAAGCTGTGGTTTGTGCTATGGTAGAGAAAATGTGTGTCAAATTCCCCAACCACTTCTACTCTATTTTTACACACTCGAAGAAAGAATGTCCCTCGACTGTAATGAAAATGATCCTTGCAACTTTGGAGAAAAGACTTCATGGTTAATCACAAAACCTTTATCCATCAtttgtacttttaaaaactGTTGTTGTAGCCATTAAAAGCTGTCCTGTGCTTACTCCATGAATATTATTCCAAATATAATTACATGTACAATCATTTCAAACATACATAATGTacagttgaagaaaaataattatttataatgccACTACCCTGCATCACCCAAAAGACCCAAGTTTTCTTCCTCACGCttcctcagggagttttttcctttCCGCTGTCACCTCATTAATCTACATCTAGATTactcagtccctccaggatctCCAGAAAAACTTGAATTGGTGGAAGCAAAGCAAATtacagattttcttttctttctttcttttttacagaaaacaacTTGAATTTTAAAAAGTGAAGGCACAAGATGTTTCTTTTAAACCAGTAAAGATGCTTTgggtgaatgtgtgttgtgattacGTCACACAACACGTCTTGgccctaatctgcataaaatcctctgtaattttgaaaaacatttgcaagcttCTTTAAATATCCTTATCATTTTGCATTAATATCTGTGATCTCAAAAAttgcaaaatcctggagggactgtgTAGTGCTGCTTTGTTACAAATAACATTACTATAGACATTTCAAACGTTAGACAAATAAAAGTAGGCTAAAATGTATTGATCAGAAACATGGTTCAGaacaataaaatgaatataaataactgGAGCATTTGAATTGTGTAATGCAGTGATTGTGTACATGTCCTATCcaaaaatgcatgcaaatcCTATTCATGAACAAAAAGCAATTATTACTAAATGTCCTTAATGAACACTTCTAGAAACACATACACGTAGACatatattgtatgtatataGTATTAAACAAGGTCTGAAACAATCCATTTCAAAAAGATCGatagaaagaaattaaataggCTTTTCTACAAACTGTACAGAAATGCCACttccttttttaaatacagcaaaTGTAACCTAATCTTTCCTAAAGATAGTCTGAAACTTCCCTTATAGTCTACAGACGATTGCTAAATCGACGTCTGACTCCAGCCGTGTGTAAAAATACGAAGCTGGAACGTTCCCATTGTCTCCATGATGTTTCTCAATCTTCATCTATGCTGCAGGACCGACATCATACATTCATAGCATCGGCAACGTCCGTAAAGACCAGTCGACTGGCCATCTGAGCGCCACCCTGACCCGCTGTCAAAGTCTGAGAATGATAGAGAAGAGTGCAGTGCGAGCTAGagcctgttactgttacacaaATTAGATGTAATGGGAATTGTAAGGTAATTGTACACTGGAAGATCAAattgcaataaaaaataaaatggcacTTTCTGGAATGTAACAAACCAGAAAACTAACCAATTGGGTTAGTTTGTGTAGAGAAGAGGGCAGtgtcacacactcctttaaGCATGTTCTAAGATGTTGcaagaatagatagatagatagatagatagatagatagatagatagatagatagatagatagatagatactttattcatccctatgggaaatttacaatgtAAATTGTACTTTGTAAATTGTTTCTTCAGatgagctaaaaaaaataacaaatctaaacCTAAACCTAACCCAGAATTCTGATCTTATTATAAACTTTGTACTCTAACACTGCTGTCCTTCCCCCATTCTTAAAATGTGCTATAAAAAGACCACATAGTAATGCTTGACAGAGACCAGTATCTGAAGCATGTGTGGAAATTCAGTGATAGTAAATCCCCAGCTTTTTGTCTTTAGGAATCTCTTTGTCTATTCAGACTGAAGACGCTGCTCAGATGAGTAGTGAAACATTTCTACTAGAAAGAAATCTAGTTGACAAGACTCAGCTTCTAGATTTGGGAACAGAGTACGCTCGGTCAGTCCTCAAGGGGGCTGACCGTGTTCATCGAAAGTGTTTCTCAATGAAAACGCTCTTGTCCGGCTCTCTTTtcggaaaaagaaaaaagtgatgGGAGTCAGGCTTCTGCACCCTGTGGCTTAGGTCCCGTGTGTGCCGAGGTGGTCCGGTGACTCCGATCATAGAGCTTGCAGGTTAAGTTAGTGGAGGCAGAGCTTGATAGTTATTCTCCTATCTCTCACCCTCTTTACCAAATCAGAGGGTGCTGTTCTGGATACAGAAAGTATACTGTACTGTGATCTCTTCTGATCCAAACGAGGACCTAATGCTGTCTGTAGCCGGCTCTTAGATGTGGGTATGCATGCAGGTCCATAAGCATAGCAGCGAGTTATCTCTCCCTGCTCATCCAGGTCATGTCATGCGATGTTTGTGCTATGGCAGTCTGGTCTTCTCTGTACACATTCATCAGG
This genomic window contains:
- the si:ch211-161c3.6 gene encoding high mobility group AT-hook 2b gives rise to the protein MEEEMSGAVDQPAATPATDTPEVPRRRRGRPRKPQQEPVDPPAPKRPRGRPKGSKNKTTRTTLKEPPKEKRPRGRPRKWPQKTVQQQEQELEEEEDQPHLSSPHDICN